Proteins co-encoded in one Bacteroidales bacterium genomic window:
- a CDS encoding HU family DNA-binding protein, translating into MAVSYVIQEKANPMDREAPKKFYAQAKSRGELTLKKLSKEIAEGSTTVSDSDVLAVLNDLTKVLKRHLENGEIVRFGDFGTFQIAISSEGAETEAKFNASMIKKSKVAFRPGSDLREMLSTLKFEKMK; encoded by the coding sequence ATGGCAGTAAGTTATGTAATTCAGGAGAAAGCCAACCCTATGGATAGGGAAGCTCCAAAGAAATTCTATGCACAGGCAAAAAGCAGGGGTGAATTAACATTGAAAAAATTAAGTAAAGAAATTGCCGAAGGCTCTACTACAGTAAGCGACAGCGATGTACTGGCAGTATTGAACGACCTTACCAAGGTGTTGAAACGGCATTTGGAAAATGGCGAGATTGTCCGTTTCGGCGATTTCGGTACATTCCAGATTGCTATCAGCAGCGAAGGTGCTGAAACAGAGGCGAAATTCAACGCGTCTATGATTAAAAAGTCGAAAGTAGCTTTCCGTCCGGGAAGCGATTTAAGAGAGATGCTTTCGACCTTGAAATTCGAAAAAATGAAGTAA